The genomic region TGGAAAATTGTATTGGGAGGTTGACCCGGCCCATTTGGAAATTACCTATTATAACCCATAACACCACCATCCAAATTGCTTGGTAAAATACCTGATATCGACCCATCTTTAATCAGTCCCATTAGTCTTCTTATAACTGCAAGAATTAGTAATGAACTCTAGTAATTATTGCAGGAAGAAAAAATAATAATGCGGCTAATGCTTACAATCAGTAACAAGCCTCGAAAATGCATTTATTTGTGTTAACTACTTACCACATTCCTAACAGAAGTAATATTAATTCTATAACTAGCTTTGAAGGTGTGTTTTAGAACTGCATATTTAAAGTGCTCATCTTCTTATTAAAATTAACAGGTATGTACTGTTTCATTTCAAATAAGCTAATGGATGAAGATgaatagatgatgaagatgaagatgaatagATGATGAATAATACTCCATAGATGATGATTGTATGaagatataaatacaaatataaatataaatataaatataaatataaatataaatgttttgtCAAACAAAAGGACTAATGAAATTAGAGTTTACAAATATGAGGGACTAAAGATGTAAATATCTAGAAGGTGACCTAGAAGGTAACCTGTTATTAcaggttgaatgcatacaatattagaaaatacaaagttgaatgcatacaataggacttttgaaagttgaatgcatacaatagaattTTGATGAAAGTTGAATGCATTTTGGTGCCATTTTCCCTTTATTGATGAACCAAGTTCAAATCGCAAAATTTACTACACCATATTAGGGAATACGATATATGATTTCGTTTGATCGAAATTGTTTGCCATTTAAAGCTATATGAGAACTAACAAAACCAGCTGTCTGAAACCATAAGCAAAACTCTATTTGGAAACATACCACTCTAATTGATTTGTTCTTAGACGGCTCCCAATGGTGATATCCTGCACTCCGCCCAGAAGCTCGCCGAcaaggaccccaatggcagcaagcCATCCAGGCGTCCGCCCAGATGCACCTCGTCTCTCTGCTAGTCCTGCTGTGACATGTTGTTGGACGGAAGGGATGCAAGATTTTGTGGTACTTTTTGCATAAtcagaaacaacaacaacaacaacaacaatacccaatctcacacatgtagggtatgggggaggtgggacttggacaatccttcctctaccctaggacaaagagaagtcatttcaccaccccgagtgaaacactcacaagggtagagaaagtcctccctctctatgttcgacggataaagagattgcttctaaCGGACCTCCGGCCACAaagatgaaaaaaaaaattgataaataaataaataactcgtAAAAAGTAAAAgtcgacgccatgaaaatggtgtaacaaatttccatgggttttaagtgTTGCATAATCAGAAAATGACTACTAAAACAAAGCCATATACCCAACTTAATATCTTAGGTTTCTTCATCAGCAAAATCATTTCTACAAACCCATGGTTAAGGATAATAATGTACGCATGTTCGAATATTATAATGGCATCTTTAGGAGCTGTCATTTAACAAAACCCTAGAAGAACAAAAAGCTGTCTAATTCAAATTCCTAAACAAATCAAAAATTGCTTTAGGAAGAAAATATTACATCAAGAACCCAACCAGTGATCAGTTCAGTTGTTGGAAGACCAGTTTATATACTCTCTACTAGGGATGAAATTGGTATTCAAAATCGGTTTCCCCGTACCGAACCGGTACCGATCCCGATTGTACCAAAACCGATACCGAATCCCTATTGGTACCGATTTTCGGTACCGGTACCATTTCGGTTTCGGTTTTTTGGGATTTTTGCTCATTGCTACTCTCTACACTTATCATATGTATAAAATTCAACAATGGCtatgaaaaattataaaattcaaCAAAAAAACAGCAAATTCCAGTACTCACTCGACAATACAACGGCTAACATACGACTTTCGCGACATGAACTACAAGTCATAATCACATTATTTCTCTACAGAATGTTATGTTATGAGAATATTAAGAGGTTATATTATAACTAGTTATATACATACAACAAGTAATATTCATTACCACAACAGAATAACAGAAAAAAAAGGTCTACATCGACTAATTTATCACTCTACATAACTGGCTACGTAGTTTTCGAATAACAATAACAGAAGAcattacaataaatataaatatttatgttaCAAGAGGAGTTCAGTTACAATCTGATGGTACCTTGATAACTTGACGCAGTTTAATCTTATTACGTAACGTAACTCACTGCCGATGCCCATCAGGAAGGGCAACTACCTTGTGAAACGGCACATTTCGTTGTGGCAAGGATccatcttcctcatcatcatcaaaTTCTAAAATATAACTGCCATAAACCAAACAAAACAAATTTAAGAATTTAGTAATCAATTAAAACCAAGGCAAATGAGTTACGAGTTTATACTTACTCGTCAGTTTTCCTCTGTAGATAATCCACAATACAAAAGGACACAGCAGCAGAAGCAGAAAAACAGGAAATAAGAGGTGTTAGTTTTTATGGAATTGGTACAATTAATTAATAGAACTCGTATTATGAAAACTGTCGATAGAAAGGTACGTGGATGAAAGTACCTTGCGAGTATTCACGACAGTTGCTTTATAAAGAGCAGTAGTTCCGGGATAAACTGCCAATACGTGTTTTCCAGGAGGGAAATCTTGAGCAGTGGATGGATCGTTTCGTTTGGGAAAAGGTATAATATGTGACATAGGCAACTTGTACTTCCTAAAAACATCAAcaacataaatatttattttaaagaaAAACTAGAAACTTCGATCCAAGATTGCATGCTTTGGGTTTGAGAGGACTAAAATTTGAACATATGTTTTTAGGTAGATACTTAGTTTACCCATTTCGGCCCATTGTAagtaaaatttaatatataatttaggATTTATAAGTATAAAATAATATATACCTCTGTCCCGCTGGTTCTTCATCGTCACCTGGTTCCTCATCAAGAACTTCAAATCTGCATCAAGTCGCAAATCATATGTGAGGATAATAAACAAAACATGAAGCACCAAAAAAGTGACACATATGTACTCAAGTAGCTAACATACGAATTGTGTTTTTTAAATAACTATCATTTGATTTGATGGATCAATTAAAATTAAATTCTCCTTGATTTATTTAATcataaacagatcatgaccaaccAAGAACATCTTGTTGACTAAAATACTtcatcatatatatttaataagttataagTTATTGCCAATGTGCAACCAGACGATATGATTAAATTTAAGAATTTCATGGTACTGGTACCACAAAGGAAGTTCTAGAATCCACCAACTACACACCATTTTACCAACAAATAGCAAACAATGAATTGCATATAGAGTGGGGAAAATGTAGAGGGTTTAAGAAGCAGGAAAGTTTAGAAAACTTTCTCAACGTtcggtcaaactcggtcaaaaatcggtcaaagtcaaacttactctcttatttccctGTCAAAGTGAATTACTTTAACAATGAACCACTCGTCTTTATCAGCATCCTCCTGTGTGACTCTAGCAGCAACCTGACAAATATTACACACGTGTTACAAATGAGAGTAGAGGAAGAGAGATGGGTTAACACTTAACACATAGGGTCAGGTAAAAACTTTATGTAAAAAAATGTTGAAGTTTGTATGAATAGTTACATTTAGTGAGTCAAATATATACAAAAAAGTATATTGTTCCAGTAATAATCTAATTTCTTGGATCAAAGATTTAGGAGGTGTTATGCATCAATATTACATTTTGTGCAATTTCGACCCGTTCCACCCATTTGACCTGTTTCCTATTTAGCTAATTTAAAAGATTCAACATGTTTGAGATATAGTGATGCATGTGTCGAGTATATTAACAAATGGGGCCAAAAACAAACTGGACTTCAAGGTTATGATGGGCTGCAGGTTTATGGGTTGGGTAATAATGGTCATGGTGATGGTGATTATGGTTAAGATCTGCCTTGAGAAACAAGCAGAAAGTTCCAGCAATCTTCTAAATAAGGATAATAGTATCCATTAGCTTAATTGGTTTTCTTAATTTATTTTGTTTtccttatttaaaattattattattagtcctaTCTATATAAAGGACATATCTTTATACgtttcattcagttttttttttatgttttgattAATATCATTAAAAAAAGGTTGTAGCCATTTTTCTGGGTTTATTAACCTGTGCGTATTTTAACTTACAATTGTCGATTAGTGTGTGTTTGGTCATTAGATCCGCATTATTTGGTATCAGTAGTTCAGGGATGGCCGAACACTACCATCATCAAGATCCAAGAGATGCTGAGATTGCAAGAATAAATCGCCGAATCGAAGAGTTGGAGTTGAATCGCAATTTAGCTTACGAGTACAGTGATTCTGATCGAACCCCAACTCGTGGGGAAGAAAGGAATCCCTTTGCTCATGCTCCAAGGGGTCATCATCGAATACAACAGGTGGATCCCTTGCGCAACCTAGGAATGAAGATTGAAATCCCGGAGTTTACGGGACAAATGCATCCAGACGATTTCCTAGATTGGATAAGTACAGTCAAAAGAATTTTCGACATAAAAGACATCCCCGACCACCTCAAAGTCAAACTCGTGGCGATTAAATTAAAAAAGCACGCGTCTTTGTGGTGGGATCATGTACGAAAGTCTAGGGCTGCTGCCCGAAAATCAAAGGTAGAGACATGGGGGAAGATGAAGAAGCTTTTGCGCGACAAATTCTTACCAAAAAATTTTCGCCAAGAAGCCTTCTTGGATTACCACAATTTGAGACAACATAATCAAAGTGTGAAGAAATAATTAATGAATTCAATCGGTTGAGAATGCGGTGTGACATTCAAGAGGAAGAAGAACAAACAATTGCACGTTTCTTGGGGGTTTTGAAACCCGAGATTGCTGATGTTGTGCACCTCCAGCCATACTGGACTTACACGGATGTATGTGGTTTGGCGTTAAAAGTTGAGAAACAACAGGCAAAAGGAAAGGGTAAAGTCCCTTATTATCGTGATCAGACTCCTCCATTTGACAAACCTAATACCACTTCCACAGATAAAATTAAAAACGAACAACAGCGTACTGCATCATCGTCACAGGGTGGTGGAAGCAATCGAATTCCAACATGTTTTAAATGTCAAGGTAAAGGACACTTGAGTCGTGAGTGTCCAAATCAGCGAACAGTAACTATTTATGATGGTCTTCCTGTTTATGATGTTTACGATACTGAAAAAGAAAGTGACGAGCCCACTGATCAAACTGAAGTCATACACGCTGATCAAGGTGAAGCACTATTTGTCCACCGATCCCTAAGTGCTTCAATCAATACGACCGACGCAAATTCTTGGTTACGTaacatctttcgaacaaaagtaaCATCTAAAGGCAAAGTGTGTTCAATGATAATTGATGGTGGGAGTTGCGAGAACGTTGTATCAATGGAGATGGTGGAAAAACTTGGATTAAAAACTGAAGAGCACCCGGAACCGTATAAACTCACTTGGCTTAAACGAGGTAATCATGTAAAAGTAAACAAACGATGCTTAGTGCAGTTTACTATTGGTCTAAAGTATAGTGATGAAGTGTGGTGTGAAGTCATCCCCATGGACGCTTGTCACTTACTGTTGGGACGACCTTGGCAATTCGATAGAAAAACGCGCCATGACGGGTTTCGTAATACTTATAGCTTTTCTAAAGATGGCATAAATATCATACTTGCACCTTTGGACACGCGCAAGAAAACAGTCATCGACCCTAATCTATTTCTTAGTCGTACTGAATTCGAACGCGAGGCAACACCACCCGATGTTATAAATGCACTAGTTGTCGCAgcaggtgatggtgatggtgatggtgatggtgatggtggtggctGCAACTTTTCAACTGAAGTATTTGGTAATGGGTTCGAGAATGAGATTAAAACAAGTCATATAGATGACGCACGGGTAGTGGCTGAAATTACTGACCCAACTGCCAAAATACAATATGAAGTCAGGCCACTTGTAACAACATTCATGGACGATAGTGCGAAAGATCTTGACTCGAGGACGAGTCTCTCCGAAGGAGGAGGGGATGATGCATGTGTCGAGTATATTAACAAATGGGGCCAAAAACAAACTGGACTTCAAGGTTATGATGGGCTGCAGGTTTATGGGTTGGGTAATAATGGTCATGGTGATTATGGTTAAGATCTGCCTTGAGAAACAAGCAGAAAGTTCCAGCAATCTTCTAAATAAGGATAATAGTATCCATTAGCTTAATTGGTTTTCTTAATTTATTTTGTTTtccttatttaaaattattattattattagtcctaTCTATATAAAGGACATATCTTTATACGTTTCATtcagttttttttatgttttgattAATATCATTAAAAAAAGGTTGTAGCCATTTTTCTGGGTTTATTAACCTATGCGTATTTTAACTTACAATTGTCGATTAGTGTGTGTTTGGTCATTAGATCCGCATTATAGAGCCAACCCAAATCTAGTAAACGACTTATTTGTAAGTAAAAGGGTAAAAATTGCCACATCTACATTCAAGCATACTAAAAGTAAAATGAGCTACTACAATGTCAAAGGCTTATATGTTATTACAGTAAACTTAATGAATTGTAAAGAGTATGTCACATACTTGTTCCCCTTTTAAGCTTGCGAGATGATCAAGATGATTACGAAGCGAAGGAGAAAGCCGTGGCACATCTGGATCAACTTTCATTCTTTTCTTCTTCTGTTCATTACCTTCTGCAGCATAGAAAGAAAAAACACATACAGCTTTCTGACTTCTtaaaataaaatgtatatatatatatatatatatatatatatatatatatatatatatatatatatatatatatatatatatatatatatatatatatatagtggtaggatcaagggggaagtaaccaatcggggggaagcggggggaagcaaatatttttttttttttttttcgttttttgaaaaaactttgttcacgaacattatagattggatgaaaatatgaacatttaataaagacactttgtgataaatgtttttattttggcgggaaaacgatcgaagaagtaatatataacaattatcgtgtttttcgagcgtatgttgaggtttagatattactctattagggtttagatattaggatttatagggtttagatattagggtttagaaatttagggtttagggtttagggtttagatttaggatttagattgagtttttaacacgaacggtttagagtttagagtttagggtttagggtttagggtttggggttttaggTTTagagactaaacccaaaacaccctaaacccaaaaccccaaaccctaaaccctaaactctaaatcgggctaaaattttacttcacaaaacatgaaaaaaaaaacgttaacattcttcacgatcaatattatcttgaatgttatttttgtcgatcgttttcccgcctaaataataacattcatcacgaagtgtcttttttaaatgttcatattttcgtgtgatcttgaggcGTGAAAAAAAGAATTccaaaaaaacggaaaaaaaaaaaaatttgcttccccctcgattggttacttccccattgatcctgcccctatatatatatatatatatatatatatatatatatatatagctttctGACTTCATAAAACAAATTTTTTTAAGGATTAGACTACTAGAGAAACAGAGAAtgtaatatacttatatttttgcatatatgaaaaaaaaaaaacatttagtcACCCAATAGAAGGCAGAATGGTGATAAAAATTTTGAAGCACCCACCCATCCTTCTTCGTTGTTGCCCAGGGGGCCCAGAAGGTATCAGAGCATCCAAATTAATTAACAACTGACTCGAAACACTGCATCCAATCAAACAAAAATAGCTTAAGAACTGCTGCTCTATGAAAACGTAAAAATTGAAATAATAGTTTAGCGGAAATTTAGAAAGGGAATGTAGCATATGATAAAACGCAAAATGAAAGTTGAAGGATAGAAGCCA from Rutidosis leptorrhynchoides isolate AG116_Rl617_1_P2 chromosome 9, CSIRO_AGI_Rlap_v1, whole genome shotgun sequence harbors:
- the LOC139866660 gene encoding SAGA-associated factor 29 homolog A-like, whose amino-acid sequence is MSSPDVTVILDQSKELDRLRKDQEVILLEINKMHKKLQSTPEVVEKPGDNSLSRLKTLYIQAKELSETEVAVSSQLLINLDALIPSGPPGQQRRRMEGNEQKKKRMKVDPDVPRLSPSLRNHLDHLASLKGEQVAARVTQEDADKDEWFIVKVIHFDREIREFEVLDEEPGDDEEPAGQRKYKLPMSHIIPFPKRNDPSTAQDFPPGKHVLAVYPGTTALYKATVVNTRKRKTDDYILEFDDDEEDGSLPQRNVPFHKVVALPDGHRQ